A section of the Acidobacterium capsulatum ATCC 51196 genome encodes:
- a CDS encoding glutaminase family protein, which produces MKHSAGWAAIGFLTGGLAIPAHAQEPVTARTPATPLVVHDPYFSIWSFNDKLTGGPTHHWTGSSQQLIGVVRIDGKSYRFMGDEPSLPALPQISRAIWPTHVIYRFQGAGVRLTATFFTPDLPHNLDVLSRPLSYLSWKVSSSDGSPHQVQIYFAASAELAVNDVYQHVVWGTSRVGDMQVMHIGTNTQQVLAKSGDNLRIDWGWADVAVPAQPGASVATIGMNAFNDAVNKGEFPASDDLNMPRMARIDTPVLAARFDLGQVSGTPITRRLMLAYDDRYGIELFHRELPDYWRRGHTTFAQMLLQAEAQRASLNAQATAFDHALVSALTQAGGSKYAQLAVLAYQQTLGATKLAAGIDGEPLLFSKENFSNGCVDTVDVTYPSAPLFLFVNPKLLEAMLRPVLQYAEMPRWPWPFAPHDIGTYPLANGQVYGGAETSEVDQMPVEETGNMLIMMDAIAQAEGNPDFAKPYWPMLTKWAKYLRAFGLDPKNQLSTDDFAGHLAHNANLSIKAILALGSYAQLARMLGHADIANDYQQTAKQMAGQWVHMAADGDHTRLAFNMPNTWSQKYNLVWNRILGLNLFPPSVARQEVAFYLQHQNAFGLPLDYRHTYTKLDWTTWSATLANNQKDFEALIDPLYKFMTETPTRVPLSDWFDTVTGKQVGFQARSVVGGIFIKPLTDKSLWRQWAQGHP; this is translated from the coding sequence TTGAAACACTCGGCAGGATGGGCCGCAATCGGATTTCTGACAGGGGGGCTCGCGATCCCGGCCCATGCGCAGGAACCAGTCACCGCGCGAACTCCGGCCACGCCGCTCGTCGTGCATGATCCTTACTTCAGCATCTGGTCATTCAATGACAAGCTGACCGGTGGCCCCACCCATCACTGGACTGGAAGCTCTCAGCAACTCATCGGCGTCGTTCGCATTGACGGCAAGAGCTATCGCTTCATGGGCGATGAGCCATCGCTGCCTGCCCTGCCGCAGATTTCTCGCGCGATATGGCCCACGCACGTCATCTATCGCTTTCAAGGAGCAGGCGTTCGCCTCACCGCGACCTTTTTCACGCCCGATCTGCCGCACAATCTTGATGTGCTCTCGCGTCCTCTGTCTTATCTGAGTTGGAAGGTGAGTTCCAGTGATGGAAGTCCTCACCAGGTGCAGATCTATTTCGCGGCGAGTGCGGAACTGGCCGTCAACGATGTCTATCAGCATGTCGTTTGGGGAACCAGCCGTGTGGGTGACATGCAGGTGATGCACATCGGCACCAACACGCAGCAGGTGCTTGCGAAGTCCGGCGACAACCTGCGCATCGATTGGGGATGGGCGGACGTGGCCGTTCCCGCGCAGCCCGGCGCCTCAGTGGCTACGATCGGCATGAATGCCTTCAACGATGCGGTGAACAAGGGCGAATTTCCAGCGAGCGACGATCTCAACATGCCCCGCATGGCGCGCATCGACACGCCGGTATTGGCGGCGCGGTTTGATCTGGGCCAGGTATCTGGCACCCCGATCACCCGGCGTCTCATGCTTGCCTACGATGACCGCTACGGCATCGAGCTTTTTCATCGCGAACTGCCTGACTACTGGCGTCGCGGGCACACCACCTTCGCACAGATGCTTTTACAGGCCGAAGCTCAGCGGGCGTCGCTCAATGCACAGGCAACAGCTTTCGACCACGCACTGGTCTCCGCACTCACGCAGGCGGGCGGCAGCAAATATGCGCAGTTAGCCGTGCTGGCCTATCAGCAGACTCTCGGAGCCACGAAGCTGGCCGCAGGCATTGACGGCGAGCCGCTGCTCTTCTCCAAAGAAAACTTCAGCAATGGCTGCGTCGATACAGTCGATGTCACCTACCCCTCGGCGCCGCTGTTTCTGTTTGTCAATCCCAAGCTGCTTGAGGCCATGCTGCGCCCCGTGCTGCAGTACGCTGAGATGCCACGCTGGCCGTGGCCCTTTGCCCCGCATGATATTGGCACCTATCCTCTGGCGAATGGTCAGGTATACGGTGGCGCAGAAACGAGTGAAGTGGACCAGATGCCGGTGGAAGAGACCGGCAACATGCTCATCATGATGGATGCCATTGCGCAGGCCGAGGGCAATCCTGATTTTGCAAAGCCCTATTGGCCCATGCTGACGAAGTGGGCAAAGTATCTGCGCGCCTTTGGCCTCGATCCCAAAAATCAGCTCAGCACCGATGACTTTGCCGGCCATCTGGCCCACAATGCCAATCTCTCAATCAAGGCAATTCTGGCGCTTGGCAGCTACGCACAACTGGCCCGAATGCTAGGCCATGCTGATATTGCCAACGACTATCAGCAGACGGCGAAGCAGATGGCCGGCCAGTGGGTTCACATGGCCGCGGATGGCGACCACACGCGCCTCGCCTTCAACATGCCCAACACCTGGAGCCAGAAGTACAACCTGGTCTGGAATCGCATTCTGGGGCTTAACCTTTTCCCGCCGAGCGTGGCCCGCCAGGAAGTCGCGTTTTATCTCCAGCATCAGAACGCCTTCGGGCTTCCGCTCGACTACCGGCACACTTACACCAAGCTCGACTGGACGACCTGGAGCGCGACACTGGCAAACAATCAAAAAGACTTTGAAGCGCTCATCGATCCACTCTATAAATTCATGACCGAGACGCCCACGCGGGTTCCGTTGAGCGACTGGTTCGATACCGTTACGGGTAAGCAGGTCGGCTTTCAGGCGCGCTCGGTGGTTGGAGGCATCTTCATCAAGCCGCTAACGGACAAGAGCCTTTGGCGCCAGTGGGCACAAGGCCATCCATAG
- a CDS encoding YqiA/YcfP family alpha/beta fold hydrolase has protein sequence MTIQNVYLLHGKGGSPNGTVSKLAAVLEPLWPQLTFTRPLLPHNDPQTLAERSVDFLEQLQLPQGALLVGISLGGTVAAKLQEMGRDDLHVMAISSPTWADGVVLRERPERRVAIYSSQDEVIAPRTADWPRLAAIARDFSWLNHSTDQHFAPLTRLFGWYLEGTLAEKIGTDPR, from the coding sequence ATGACGATTCAGAATGTATATCTGCTGCATGGCAAGGGTGGTTCTCCCAACGGCACGGTCAGCAAGCTGGCCGCTGTGCTCGAACCACTCTGGCCGCAACTGACTTTCACTCGCCCACTGCTGCCGCACAACGATCCTCAGACTCTCGCTGAGCGATCCGTGGATTTCCTCGAACAACTGCAACTCCCGCAAGGGGCTTTGCTTGTGGGCATAAGTCTCGGCGGCACTGTCGCGGCCAAACTGCAAGAGATGGGCCGTGACGACCTGCATGTCATGGCCATCAGCTCGCCCACCTGGGCCGATGGTGTGGTGCTTCGCGAGCGGCCGGAACGCCGCGTCGCGATCTACTCTTCTCAGGATGAAGTGATTGCCCCGCGCACGGCAGACTGGCCGCGCCTCGCCGCGATTGCCCGTGACTTTTCCTGGCTCAACCACAGCACTGACCAGCACTTTGCGCCGCTGACCCGCCTCTTCGGCTGGTACCTCGAAGGCACGCTGGCCGAGAAGATCGGCACCGATCCTCGCTAG
- a CDS encoding tetratricopeptide repeat protein, which produces MQLFRLKAICVGLLLAGLSLAFAVPEARAQSAASPDLLRQQALALEQQGQFAQAESIWHTLLTQNAKNVEACAHLGLDEARTQNYPEAIQYYRRALALDPSLHGLRLDLALSYFKMGKFPQAIPLLAEELHQHPGDLRLTILLGMAHYGAQQYDKVVPYLKAAAAKEPQSAAIRLPLAQACLWSRQFECVLTTYKQILALNADSAEADMLAGEAYSAQSNTPAAIRQFRAAIQANPNLPQEHFGLGYLLWTQRNYAEAEEQFRDELRISPDDGQSLAYLGDTLMHLGKSDEARASLERAMVLKSSLELAHLDLGILDVNAGHDSAAVAEFHAAIQINPKSTDARWRLARLYQKMGQHQKAAAEFAIVSKMKRESAQSLYLKMAGSHEAQATARQKDATPQ; this is translated from the coding sequence TTGCAGTTATTTCGCCTCAAGGCCATTTGTGTGGGTCTGCTTCTGGCTGGACTCTCTCTCGCGTTCGCGGTTCCGGAGGCGCGCGCACAGTCCGCGGCATCGCCAGATTTGCTGCGGCAGCAGGCGCTGGCACTCGAACAGCAGGGCCAGTTTGCCCAGGCCGAATCCATCTGGCATACCTTGCTCACGCAGAATGCGAAGAACGTGGAAGCCTGCGCGCATCTCGGCCTCGATGAAGCGCGCACGCAAAATTATCCTGAAGCAATTCAATATTACCGGCGTGCTCTGGCGCTTGACCCCTCCTTGCATGGCTTGCGCCTCGATCTGGCGCTCTCTTATTTCAAGATGGGAAAGTTCCCTCAGGCTATTCCGCTGCTCGCAGAGGAACTCCATCAGCACCCCGGCGACCTGCGGTTGACCATCCTGCTCGGAATGGCGCACTACGGCGCGCAGCAGTATGACAAGGTGGTTCCATATCTCAAGGCGGCCGCAGCCAAAGAGCCTCAAAGCGCGGCGATCCGTTTGCCACTGGCGCAGGCCTGCCTGTGGTCGCGGCAATTCGAGTGCGTGCTGACCACCTATAAGCAGATACTGGCGCTCAATGCAGATTCAGCCGAGGCAGACATGCTCGCGGGGGAAGCCTACAGCGCGCAGAGCAACACTCCGGCTGCCATACGGCAGTTTCGTGCCGCCATTCAGGCCAACCCCAACCTTCCGCAGGAGCACTTCGGTCTCGGATACCTGCTCTGGACACAGCGCAATTATGCGGAAGCGGAAGAGCAGTTCCGCGACGAGTTGCGCATCAGCCCTGACGATGGCCAGTCACTCGCCTACCTCGGCGATACGCTGATGCATCTGGGCAAGAGCGATGAAGCGCGAGCCTCGCTCGAACGAGCGATGGTGCTGAAGTCCTCGCTTGAACTCGCGCACCTTGATCTCGGCATTCTCGATGTGAATGCCGGGCACGATAGTGCAGCCGTTGCCGAGTTCCATGCCGCCATTCAGATCAACCCCAAGAGCACGGATGCGCGCTGGCGGCTGGCGCGCCTTTATCAAAAAATGGGCCAGCACCAAAAGGCGGCAGCCGAGTTTGCTATCGTCAGCAAGATGAAGCGCGAATCCGCGCAAAGCCTCTACCTCAAAATGGCGGGCAGCCACGAGGCGCAGGCGACTGCCCGGCAAAAAGATGCAACTCCGCAGTGA
- a CDS encoding TonB-dependent receptor, which produces MTTVYAQATAEITGTVTDPSGAVIPGAKITATNDASGSSQSTVSNSSGLYTLPGLSNGTYTLVVTAKGFATYKTSGVVLDVAATVQENVALQLGSSSQTVTVRANALQVQSQSNEISTLISGAQVNQIATNGRNITSLTTLGTGVSGNLPSFNGVAAQTSTATISFNGMRPDHNNYLIDGGEVYDRGSGGKIDVLPSPDAISEFQVLSSNYPPDYGLSSGGTILVELKSGTRKFHGGVWEFNRNDALDAGYYFAKKNHQASPELRLNIFGGNIGGPVWIPHVYNTHKNKTFFFVNEEWRRFVQGANPTATNTIPSNDFPTAGQPFTYTPFNGPVPVVPQTSDPAKLALYTQDGLVPGQPFPNNTIPANLLDPNAVAFMGTGAIPKPNAPNNQYIASPKQPTNVREDVVRIDQNIGSKYKLMGSWIHDSMTQTIFPTQWSGDSYSTVGDIFSNPSWAAAVRLTQALSPTVLNETGLYVNGNKINVQPAGIYQQPSGWSAKSFFTGNNAENRLPQIAFSGGPINTTYTAIYWPWHNSYLNYQIRDDLSITRGKHAFKFGFSYMREDKNQQLQADTQGDYGFDGSKYSGDAYINFLLGFASTYDQLQQQRTDHWISNTYSFYAMDNWHITPRLSLQLGLRDDIMPQTYEKNNQVANFVPADYKAADAQSPDPNTGNLNPNGPGVQIINNEPFYLNGIEQAGKNGAPRGLVKNDFYTLQPRIGFAYDASGDGRTILRGGAGIFYERVQGNDIYNLSTTPPFAYAPSVSDVYFSDPNVSADTGQRASVPLGPAGLTAMNYYYPHPGTAQYSLGIQHQLAPSAIFYLGYVGSTSWNQDDLREINDLPLNAISQREEVATGCANSAPPSAGALPCPNIPSNANLYRPYLGYSNIRLEENAVNADYNSLQASVRMEKWHGLTLQLAYTWSHEIDIQSADLTTQTLAGSGGDISDPYSYKYDRGSGNFDRRNIFNANYIYDLPFYMHSHNVLARTLLSGWVVSGVTVAQSGSPVNVYYNGPDTLGLGGSTTNRPNIVGNVTFPKTQQEWFNAKAFADPVAPWVSSANNNQGFGDARKDTITGPGLFNWNISIFKTFPFTANPTGPHLQFRAESFNTFNHTEWNSIDTGSHDPNFSQVTNTYDPRVLQLGLKLLF; this is translated from the coding sequence GTGACTACCGTCTATGCTCAGGCCACCGCCGAAATCACCGGCACGGTCACCGATCCGAGCGGCGCAGTGATTCCCGGCGCCAAAATCACCGCCACCAATGATGCCAGTGGCAGCTCACAGAGCACCGTGAGCAACAGTTCGGGCCTCTACACGCTGCCCGGTCTTTCCAATGGAACGTATACGCTGGTCGTCACGGCCAAAGGCTTTGCGACTTATAAAACATCGGGCGTAGTTCTAGACGTTGCCGCCACCGTGCAGGAGAATGTCGCACTGCAACTCGGCTCCAGCAGCCAGACTGTCACTGTGCGCGCCAATGCCTTGCAGGTACAGTCGCAGAGCAACGAGATCAGCACGCTCATCAGCGGCGCACAGGTAAACCAGATTGCCACCAATGGCCGCAACATCACCAGCCTCACCACGCTGGGCACGGGCGTTTCGGGTAATCTGCCCTCATTCAACGGAGTGGCGGCGCAGACCAGCACAGCCACTATCAGCTTCAACGGCATGCGCCCTGATCACAACAACTACCTGATCGACGGCGGTGAAGTGTATGACCGCGGTTCGGGGGGCAAAATTGACGTGCTGCCTTCTCCTGATGCGATTTCGGAGTTTCAGGTACTCAGCAGCAATTACCCGCCAGACTATGGTCTCTCTTCCGGTGGAACGATCCTGGTCGAGCTGAAGAGCGGCACGCGCAAGTTTCACGGCGGCGTGTGGGAGTTCAATCGCAATGACGCGCTCGATGCCGGCTACTACTTTGCCAAGAAGAATCATCAGGCGAGTCCCGAACTTCGCCTGAATATCTTCGGCGGGAACATCGGCGGCCCAGTCTGGATTCCGCACGTTTACAACACTCACAAGAACAAGACATTCTTTTTCGTGAACGAAGAGTGGCGTCGCTTTGTGCAGGGAGCCAACCCGACGGCGACCAATACGATTCCTTCCAACGATTTCCCGACGGCGGGCCAGCCTTTCACCTACACGCCGTTCAATGGTCCAGTGCCGGTGGTGCCTCAGACCAGCGACCCAGCCAAGCTGGCGCTCTACACCCAGGATGGCCTCGTTCCCGGCCAGCCATTCCCAAATAACACCATTCCTGCCAACCTCCTCGATCCGAATGCCGTGGCGTTCATGGGGACTGGCGCGATTCCTAAGCCCAACGCGCCCAATAATCAGTACATTGCTTCGCCCAAGCAGCCGACCAACGTGCGGGAAGATGTCGTGCGCATTGATCAGAACATCGGCTCGAAGTACAAGCTGATGGGGAGCTGGATTCACGACTCGATGACCCAGACCATCTTTCCCACGCAGTGGAGTGGAGACAGCTACTCCACGGTAGGCGATATCTTCTCCAATCCCTCCTGGGCGGCAGCCGTGCGCCTCACACAGGCGCTCTCTCCGACGGTGCTCAACGAGACGGGCCTTTATGTGAACGGCAACAAGATCAACGTGCAGCCGGCCGGCATTTATCAGCAGCCCTCGGGCTGGAGCGCGAAGAGCTTTTTCACGGGTAACAACGCGGAAAACCGCTTGCCGCAGATTGCTTTCAGCGGCGGTCCCATCAACACCACCTACACGGCCATTTACTGGCCCTGGCATAACTCGTATCTGAACTATCAGATTCGTGACGATCTCTCGATCACGCGCGGCAAGCACGCTTTCAAGTTTGGCTTCTCGTACATGCGCGAGGACAAGAACCAGCAGCTGCAGGCTGATACCCAAGGCGACTACGGCTTCGATGGTTCCAAGTACTCGGGCGACGCCTATATCAACTTCCTGCTGGGATTTGCGAGCACCTACGATCAACTGCAGCAGCAGCGTACCGATCACTGGATCTCAAATACGTATTCGTTCTATGCAATGGACAACTGGCACATCACGCCGCGGCTTTCGCTGCAACTCGGCTTGCGCGATGACATCATGCCGCAAACCTATGAGAAGAACAATCAGGTCGCAAACTTTGTGCCGGCTGACTATAAGGCAGCCGATGCGCAGAGTCCCGATCCCAACACCGGCAATCTGAACCCCAATGGTCCGGGCGTCCAGATCATTAACAACGAGCCTTTTTATCTCAACGGAATTGAGCAGGCAGGCAAAAATGGTGCTCCGCGTGGACTGGTCAAGAATGACTTTTACACGCTGCAGCCTCGCATCGGTTTTGCCTATGACGCTTCTGGCGATGGCCGCACCATCCTGCGTGGTGGCGCCGGCATCTTCTACGAGCGTGTGCAGGGCAATGATATTTACAACCTATCCACCACGCCGCCGTTTGCCTATGCGCCCAGTGTCTCTGACGTTTATTTCTCTGATCCTAACGTCAGCGCGGATACTGGCCAGCGTGCCTCGGTTCCGCTCGGTCCGGCAGGGCTGACGGCCATGAACTACTACTACCCGCATCCGGGTACGGCTCAGTACAGCCTTGGCATTCAGCACCAGCTGGCGCCTTCGGCGATCTTCTATCTCGGCTACGTCGGTTCCACCAGTTGGAATCAGGACGATCTGCGCGAGATCAACGATCTGCCGCTCAACGCGATCAGCCAGCGCGAAGAGGTAGCGACCGGCTGCGCGAACTCGGCTCCGCCTTCGGCGGGAGCGCTGCCGTGCCCCAACATTCCATCGAATGCAAACCTGTATCGCCCTTACCTGGGATATAGCAACATTCGCCTGGAAGAAAACGCGGTCAACGCGGACTACAACTCGTTGCAGGCCTCAGTGCGCATGGAGAAATGGCATGGCCTGACGTTGCAACTCGCCTACACATGGTCGCATGAGATCGATATCCAGAGTGCCGACCTCACCACCCAGACGCTGGCCGGTTCCGGTGGCGACATTTCCGATCCTTATAGCTATAAGTACGATCGCGGATCAGGCAACTTCGACCGCCGCAATATTTTCAACGCAAACTACATCTATGACCTGCCCTTCTACATGCATTCGCACAATGTACTTGCGCGCACTCTGCTCAGTGGATGGGTCGTCTCTGGTGTAACTGTGGCGCAAAGCGGCTCGCCGGTGAATGTCTACTACAACGGTCCAGACACGCTTGGACTGGGCGGCAGCACCACCAATCGCCCGAACATCGTGGGGAATGTCACCTTTCCGAAGACGCAGCAGGAGTGGTTTAACGCCAAGGCCTTTGCGGATCCGGTTGCACCCTGGGTTTCCAGCGCCAATAACAATCAGGGCTTTGGCGATGCCCGTAAGGACACCATCACCGGTCCCGGGCTCTTCAACTGGAACATCTCCATCTTCAAAACCTTCCCATTTACCGCCAATCCAACTGGACCTCATCTCCAGTTCCGGGCAGAGAGCTTCAACACTTTCAACCACACGGAATGGAACTCGATTGATACCGGCAGCCATGACCCGAACTTCAGTCAGGTCACCAATACCTACGATCCTCGTGTGCTGCAGCTTGGACTGAAACTACTGTTCTAA
- a CDS encoding cytochrome c oxidase assembly protein has translation MPDNLTQAILQSWTIPLAPTIGVMVAAIVYLRGWRMARVTRPTELPVWRMASFMAGLASFWLALASPLDALDQFLLVAHMTQHLILMSVAPPLIVLGAPVVPLLRGLPRALVRDDLSAWMNSKAFHGVQAVVTHPVFGWLAMNISFLLWHVPAAYDLALRNNTVHELEHASFFFFALPFWWFVLQPWPSRYRWSRWMILPYLMTADVVNTALSGYLVFGGSVIYSTYRNAPRIFGISAQMDQTAAGAEMWVIGSFIFWIPLMVIVLQLLSPRRQRIRQAIQRAAAIRHKVKMPPAFDLLQMPPVGRILRARFGRAGLQSLTLLLIAAIILDGARGTPVAMLNLGGSVLWNILRPLNLLLFFVAGNLFCMACPFTLPRELARFFGLGKLRWPAWLKNKWPATILLLVFFWAYEHFALWNSPRDTAIVLLGYVLAVFAIDSIFRGANFCKYVCPIGQFNFVSSLVSPLDLGVKSQSTCSSCSTRDCIRGNEAQRGCELQLYLPMKQGNMDCTLCMDCVKACPHDNIALRVLPPVRDLVNDPRRSSLRRFSRRFDVAVMVLLLAISSIFNAGVMIAPVVDRLSDFEAAHPFFASGVGSLAVAASIFLVLLAASWTFAKALQIFSTEKSVRTVFCRFALALLPLGLAMWAAHLLFHMATATSSFMPTLTHAWHALTGGAHPHAMSAMAGMQGMSQMGNMPGMNMDMSGMGAMTMVSKPIQLMLIPGAEGLNLFHLQIWMLDLGLLFTLYAGWRLVRQMASSARNAVAMLTLWALSSGLFYAICIWIYTQPMEMRGMGM, from the coding sequence GTGCCCGATAACCTGACTCAAGCCATCCTTCAATCGTGGACCATCCCGCTGGCCCCTACCATCGGCGTGATGGTGGCCGCCATTGTCTACCTGCGCGGGTGGCGGATGGCCCGCGTGACCCGCCCCACGGAGTTGCCGGTGTGGCGCATGGCCTCCTTTATGGCTGGGCTGGCTTCGTTCTGGCTGGCGCTGGCGTCTCCACTGGACGCACTGGATCAGTTTCTGCTGGTCGCGCACATGACACAGCACCTTATCCTCATGTCAGTGGCGCCGCCGCTCATTGTGCTGGGCGCGCCCGTGGTGCCCCTGCTGCGCGGACTGCCCCGCGCGCTGGTGCGCGATGATCTGTCCGCATGGATGAACTCCAAGGCCTTCCACGGTGTGCAGGCGGTGGTGACGCACCCTGTCTTCGGATGGCTGGCCATGAACATCTCATTTCTGCTCTGGCATGTACCCGCGGCGTACGATCTGGCGCTGCGCAACAACACCGTGCACGAACTGGAGCACGCCAGCTTCTTCTTTTTTGCGCTGCCCTTCTGGTGGTTTGTGCTTCAACCCTGGCCAAGCCGTTACCGCTGGTCGCGCTGGATGATTTTGCCATATTTAATGACGGCTGATGTTGTGAATACGGCCCTCTCGGGCTATCTGGTTTTCGGCGGCAGCGTCATCTATTCGACCTATCGGAATGCGCCGCGCATCTTTGGCATCTCGGCGCAAATGGACCAAACGGCGGCGGGAGCCGAGATGTGGGTGATTGGCTCATTTATCTTCTGGATTCCGTTGATGGTCATCGTATTGCAGTTGCTCTCGCCACGCAGGCAGCGCATACGCCAGGCAATCCAGCGCGCGGCAGCGATACGCCACAAAGTTAAGATGCCGCCGGCATTTGACTTGCTCCAGATGCCACCTGTAGGCCGAATCTTGCGCGCGCGATTTGGCCGCGCCGGATTGCAGAGTCTCACCCTGTTGCTGATTGCTGCCATTATTCTCGACGGCGCACGCGGCACACCGGTAGCCATGCTGAATCTTGGCGGTTCCGTGCTTTGGAACATTTTGCGGCCCTTGAATCTGCTGCTCTTTTTCGTCGCCGGCAACCTCTTCTGCATGGCCTGTCCCTTTACGCTGCCGCGGGAACTGGCCCGTTTCTTTGGTCTGGGTAAGCTGCGCTGGCCCGCGTGGCTCAAAAACAAATGGCCCGCGACGATCCTGCTGCTGGTCTTTTTCTGGGCCTATGAACACTTCGCACTTTGGAACTCGCCGCGTGATACCGCGATAGTGCTGCTCGGCTATGTGCTGGCGGTCTTTGCAATTGATTCCATCTTTCGCGGGGCAAATTTTTGCAAGTACGTTTGCCCGATCGGCCAGTTCAATTTTGTCTCATCGCTGGTTTCGCCGCTTGATCTGGGCGTGAAAAGCCAGTCCACCTGTTCGAGTTGCTCCACGCGGGATTGCATTCGTGGCAATGAAGCGCAGCGAGGCTGCGAGCTGCAGCTTTATCTGCCGATGAAGCAAGGCAACATGGACTGCACACTCTGCATGGACTGCGTGAAAGCCTGCCCGCACGACAATATTGCGCTGCGTGTGTTGCCGCCGGTGCGCGATCTGGTCAACGATCCACGGCGCTCATCCCTGCGCCGATTCTCGCGGCGGTTTGATGTCGCGGTGATGGTGTTGCTGCTGGCGATCTCTTCGATCTTCAATGCGGGAGTGATGATTGCGCCGGTGGTGGATCGCCTCTCAGACTTCGAGGCAGCGCACCCTTTCTTCGCCTCGGGAGTTGGTTCTCTTGCCGTCGCAGCATCCATCTTTCTCGTGTTGCTGGCCGCGAGTTGGACATTTGCCAAAGCGCTGCAGATCTTCTCCACCGAGAAGAGTGTTCGCACCGTCTTCTGCCGCTTCGCACTGGCTCTGCTGCCGCTGGGGCTTGCGATGTGGGCGGCTCACCTGCTGTTTCATATGGCCACCGCAACTTCTTCTTTCATGCCAACTCTCACCCATGCATGGCATGCTCTGACAGGCGGAGCGCACCCGCATGCCATGAGCGCAATGGCCGGCATGCAGGGGATGAGCCAAATGGGCAATATGCCCGGCATGAACATGGACATGAGCGGCATGGGCGCGATGACGATGGTGAGCAAGCCCATCCAGCTCATGCTGATTCCGGGGGCGGAAGGGCTGAATCTCTTTCACCTGCAAATCTGGATGCTCGATCTAGGGTTGCTGTTTACGCTTTATGCCGGATGGCGCCTGGTGCGACAGATGGCCTCCTCAGCCCGCAATGCCGTCGCCATGCTGACTTTATGGGCGCTCAGTAGCGGACTCTTCTATGCCATCTGCATCTGGATATACACCCAGCCGATGGAGATGCGTGGGATGGGCATGTGA